Proteins encoded together in one Planctomyces sp. SH-PL14 window:
- a CDS encoding YdcF family protein, translating to MQTDRFHDGPLNRPQPSRLWVLGLGCALLVTLAVVTLTWRESLLAAAGRWMNVGERLDHSVDYTFVLGGNPKTRVVMAAALYREGFTRRILLPEVEVPPEAVQGLALPEREVARRILLASDVPLEAIVDVDGEVTSTRDEARALGRFLDQHPEAEVAVVTNDYHTRRARMLFERQVPGHSRRLHFVAAPTRGFGPDNWWKLNNGVNTYVTEFAKLCRDAFR from the coding sequence ATGCAAACCGACCGATTTCACGATGGCCCGCTGAACCGGCCGCAGCCCTCCCGTCTATGGGTGCTGGGGCTCGGCTGCGCGCTGCTCGTGACGCTGGCGGTCGTGACGCTCACTTGGCGCGAGTCGCTGCTCGCCGCCGCTGGCCGGTGGATGAATGTCGGGGAGCGACTGGACCACTCGGTCGACTACACGTTCGTCCTCGGGGGGAATCCTAAGACGCGGGTCGTCATGGCCGCGGCGCTCTATCGCGAAGGCTTCACTCGTCGAATCCTGCTCCCTGAAGTGGAAGTCCCCCCGGAGGCCGTACAGGGACTGGCGCTGCCGGAGCGGGAAGTGGCCCGGCGGATTCTCCTCGCCTCGGACGTCCCGCTGGAGGCGATCGTCGACGTGGACGGCGAAGTGACCAGCACGCGTGACGAGGCGCGAGCGCTGGGCCGCTTTCTGGACCAGCACCCCGAGGCGGAGGTGGCGGTCGTGACGAACGACTACCACACCCGCCGGGCGCGAATGCTCTTCGAGCGACAGGTGCCGGGACATTCGCGACGGCTGCACTTTGTGGCGGCTCCCACGCGCGGCTTCGGTCCCGACAACTGGTGGAAGCTCAATAACGGCGTCAACACTTACGTGACAGAGTTTGCGAAGCTCTGCCGCGACGCCTTCCGGTAG
- a CDS encoding putative sugar nucleotidyl transferase — MTTAVASLSASAAVPLLIFEDHRWTQFLPLTLLRSVFDLRVGAGTLAWRVGNLRPESSGDGLSSLRGAWCRPGLQEIAARTTGLEVNAALEGPTLLLNGRGIWRSLPGRGQSGSWIGIAGADRQLACLFADAELARTLAPGDFLEPDGSDVRFAKLPRRDVSECVELVDWPWNLVKKNQELLLTDLGPAALSQPDESESPPREGVYLLNRAGIRIGRGTKIFPANVIDADEGPVWIGDRVKILPHCSIQGPAYIGDDCVLQAGTVLRGGATLGPFCKVGGEIEGSVFAGYSNKQHTGFLGHSYVGSWVNLGAGSSNSDLKNTYGTVRVPINGTEVETGEMFVGATIGDHAKIGINCAIPTGASIGFSSAVNTVRSPKFVPNFQWLEDGRSVLYEPERALNVAEKMMARRRILMSEAERAAFLEAAAVTRKMLNSRG; from the coding sequence ATGACGACTGCTGTTGCTTCCCTGTCCGCGTCCGCGGCTGTCCCGCTCCTGATCTTCGAAGACCACCGGTGGACTCAGTTTCTTCCGCTGACACTGCTCCGGTCTGTGTTCGATCTGCGGGTTGGCGCCGGCACGCTGGCGTGGCGCGTAGGAAATCTACGGCCTGAGTCATCGGGCGACGGGCTCTCCTCACTGAGGGGGGCCTGGTGTCGGCCGGGGCTCCAGGAGATCGCGGCCCGGACGACTGGATTGGAGGTCAACGCCGCGCTCGAGGGGCCGACGCTGCTGCTGAACGGGCGCGGGATCTGGCGGTCTCTGCCCGGCCGGGGGCAAAGCGGGTCGTGGATCGGCATCGCCGGAGCGGATCGGCAGCTCGCCTGCCTCTTTGCCGACGCCGAACTGGCGCGGACGCTGGCTCCCGGCGATTTTCTGGAGCCGGACGGGAGCGATGTTCGCTTCGCCAAGCTTCCCCGCCGCGACGTGAGCGAGTGCGTCGAACTGGTCGACTGGCCCTGGAACCTGGTGAAGAAGAACCAGGAACTGCTGCTGACCGATCTGGGGCCCGCGGCGTTGTCGCAGCCGGACGAGTCAGAGAGCCCCCCGCGCGAAGGAGTCTACCTGCTGAACCGCGCGGGGATCCGGATTGGCCGCGGCACGAAAATCTTCCCCGCGAACGTGATCGACGCCGATGAAGGGCCGGTCTGGATCGGCGATCGGGTGAAGATCCTGCCGCACTGTTCCATTCAGGGGCCCGCCTACATCGGTGATGACTGCGTGCTCCAGGCCGGGACCGTCCTCCGCGGAGGGGCGACGCTGGGGCCGTTCTGCAAGGTGGGAGGGGAGATCGAAGGGAGCGTGTTTGCGGGGTACTCCAACAAGCAGCACACCGGCTTCCTGGGGCACAGCTATGTCGGCTCGTGGGTGAACCTGGGGGCCGGATCGTCCAACAGCGATCTCAAGAACACCTACGGCACGGTCCGCGTGCCGATCAACGGGACGGAGGTCGAGACCGGTGAGATGTTTGTGGGGGCCACGATCGGGGACCACGCGAAGATCGGGATCAACTGCGCGATTCCGACCGGCGCGTCGATCGGGTTTTCGAGCGCCGTGAACACGGTCCGCTCTCCCAAGTTCGTCCCGAACTTCCAGTGGCTCGAAGACGGCCGAAGCGTGCTTTACGAGCCGGAGCGAGCCCTGAATGTGGCCGAGAAGATGATGGCCCGCCGCCGGATCCTGATGTCCGAGGCGGAACGGGCGGCCTTTCTGGAGGCGGCCGCCGTCACCCGGAAGATGCTGAACTCTCGGGGCTGA
- a CDS encoding alpha-keto acid decarboxylase family protein, producing the protein MARKATAMKTSATKESPAKAVGARGKAATNGSAQTIGNYLIQRLQDYGVRDVFGIPGDFVLGFYDMLQNSPIRVIGCTREDNAGYAADAYARVHGMGAVCVTYCVGGLSLCNSIAGAFAEKSPVVVITGSPGIGERHNDPLLHHRVRDFNTQQQVFEKITIANAALEDPLTAFREIDRCLEACARYKRPVFLELPRDRVHSPALYPHTPTRTTPEGDPEALQAALSEAAERIAAAENPVIIAGVEIHRFGLQAQVLKLAEDRQIPMAATLLGKSVVSERHPLYLGVYEGAMGRQSVTETVEGSDCVILLGAFMTDINLGIYTAKLDVGRCIYATSEKLRIGHHHFQGVGLEEFLTGLTQADLGKKKKLKLPPKKSEPVAKASPSDPVTIKSLFDHMNSILDDDMVVVADVGDSLFASSDLTIHKHTEFLSPAYYTSMGFAIPASVGVQVANRKLRPIVFVGDGAFQMTCMELSTAVRYDFNPIIVVLNNKGYTTERFILDGEFNNILNWNYHRMPDLLGAGWGFEVHTVGDLHQSMKAAMASQDAFTILNVHLDPYDTSPALKRLGERMGKNV; encoded by the coding sequence ATGGCACGCAAAGCGACCGCGATGAAGACCTCGGCTACCAAGGAATCGCCGGCGAAGGCGGTCGGGGCGAGGGGAAAAGCCGCCACCAACGGTTCTGCCCAGACGATCGGAAACTACCTCATCCAACGGCTCCAGGACTACGGAGTCCGCGACGTCTTCGGGATCCCCGGCGACTTTGTCCTCGGCTTCTACGACATGCTGCAGAACAGCCCGATCCGGGTCATCGGCTGCACACGGGAAGACAACGCCGGATACGCCGCCGACGCCTACGCCCGCGTTCACGGCATGGGAGCGGTCTGCGTCACCTACTGCGTCGGCGGGCTGAGCCTGTGCAACTCGATCGCCGGAGCCTTCGCGGAGAAATCCCCCGTCGTCGTCATCACCGGCTCGCCCGGGATCGGCGAGCGGCACAACGACCCGCTGCTGCACCACCGCGTCCGGGACTTCAACACCCAGCAGCAGGTCTTCGAGAAGATCACCATCGCGAACGCCGCCCTCGAAGACCCGCTGACCGCCTTCCGGGAAATCGACCGCTGCCTCGAAGCGTGCGCCCGATACAAGCGGCCGGTCTTCCTGGAGCTGCCGCGGGACCGGGTCCATTCGCCGGCCCTCTATCCCCACACTCCGACGCGGACGACTCCCGAGGGGGATCCCGAAGCATTGCAGGCAGCCCTGTCGGAGGCGGCGGAGCGGATCGCGGCGGCCGAGAATCCGGTCATCATTGCCGGCGTGGAGATCCACCGCTTCGGCCTCCAGGCCCAGGTCCTGAAACTCGCGGAGGACCGTCAGATCCCGATGGCGGCGACGCTCCTGGGGAAATCGGTCGTCTCCGAACGGCACCCGCTTTATCTCGGGGTCTACGAAGGGGCGATGGGGCGGCAGAGCGTGACGGAGACGGTCGAGGGGAGCGACTGCGTCATCCTCCTCGGCGCCTTCATGACCGATATCAACCTCGGGATCTACACGGCCAAGCTCGATGTCGGCCGCTGTATCTATGCGACCAGCGAAAAACTGCGGATCGGTCACCACCACTTCCAGGGGGTGGGCCTCGAAGAGTTCCTGACGGGGCTGACGCAGGCGGATCTGGGGAAGAAGAAGAAACTCAAGCTCCCTCCGAAGAAGTCCGAGCCGGTCGCGAAAGCGAGCCCGTCGGATCCGGTCACGATCAAGTCGCTGTTCGACCACATGAACTCGATCCTCGACGACGACATGGTGGTGGTCGCCGACGTGGGAGACTCACTCTTTGCCTCCAGCGACCTGACGATCCACAAGCACACGGAGTTCCTCTCTCCCGCCTACTACACCTCGATGGGCTTTGCGATCCCGGCGTCGGTCGGCGTGCAGGTCGCTAATCGCAAGCTGCGGCCGATCGTCTTCGTGGGGGACGGGGCGTTCCAGATGACCTGCATGGAACTCTCGACGGCGGTCCGCTACGACTTCAATCCGATCATCGTGGTCCTGAACAACAAGGGGTACACGACGGAACGGTTCATCCTCGACGGGGAGTTCAACAACATCCTCAACTGGAACTACCACCGCATGCCCGATCTCCTCGGCGCGGGGTGGGGCTTCGAGGTCCACACCGTCGGCGACCTGCATCAATCCATGAAGGCCGCAATGGCGAGCCAGGACGCGTTCACGATCCTGAACGTCCATCTCGACCCGTACGACACGAGCCCCGCGCTCAAGCGGCTCGGCGAGCGGATGGGAAAGAACGTCTGA
- a CDS encoding class I SAM-dependent methyltransferase, which produces MLPRVLEPEAMDTAEEAEAYDRMDHSTVNRAFASDWLATWMTVRGDAPSCHMIDIGTGTALIPIELCGQSPHVRITAVDLADEMLKRAEVNCRRAGWESRITLQKIDAKGIPYGDGTFDSVVSNTIIHHIPQPRQALAEMHRVLAPGGLLFLRDLYRPESADEVEHFVRTYAGNETAEQQQLFRQSFHAALTVEEVAKLLEELGISPTAVRMTSDRHWTISTWKS; this is translated from the coding sequence ATGCTCCCCCGCGTTCTCGAACCGGAAGCGATGGACACCGCCGAGGAGGCCGAAGCCTACGACCGGATGGACCACTCCACCGTCAACCGGGCCTTCGCCTCAGACTGGCTTGCCACCTGGATGACTGTCCGAGGGGACGCGCCCAGCTGCCACATGATCGACATCGGGACCGGCACCGCCCTGATCCCGATCGAGCTGTGCGGCCAGTCCCCCCACGTCCGGATCACCGCCGTCGACCTCGCCGACGAAATGCTCAAGCGGGCCGAGGTCAACTGCCGCCGCGCCGGCTGGGAAAGTCGGATCACCCTCCAGAAGATCGACGCCAAAGGGATCCCCTATGGCGACGGCACGTTCGACTCGGTCGTCTCCAACACCATCATCCACCACATCCCGCAGCCCAGGCAGGCCTTGGCCGAGATGCACCGGGTCCTCGCCCCCGGCGGGCTCCTCTTCTTGCGGGACCTCTATCGCCCGGAATCCGCGGATGAGGTCGAACACTTCGTCCGGACCTACGCGGGCAACGAGACCGCCGAGCAGCAACAACTCTTCCGGCAGTCGTTCCACGCCGCCCTGACTGTCGAGGAGGTGGCGAAACTGCTGGAGGAACTGGGCATTTCGCCGACCGCCGTTAGGATGACTTCCGACCGGCACTGGACGATCTCCACCTGGAAGAGCTGA
- a CDS encoding iron-containing alcohol dehydrogenase: MTYDLLLPRRIVFGWGRRAELPQWAASLGRRALLVSGSRTLSANGTLAALKESLTAAGLATLDVAEIHREPEVEDVDAAVSRLRESGVQPGDFVLAVGGGSAIDLGKAVAALATNRQSETVKDYLEGVGRGLKLDQPPLPCLAMPTTSGTGSEATRNSVISSRAEGFKKSLRSDAMVPAVVLVDPELTVSAPRNVTVWSGLDAITQLIESYITRNARPVPQALCLEGLQKAVPALPRLVDDPADRAAREAMSHAALLSGIALANSGLGMAHGVAAALGVTCGIAHGLACAVMLPTAMDLNRRAREPEMATLGRIFTGDDRLSGAAGADAAVRFIRDYCQRLSVPTRLRDLGVTKDQVEPLVLGSQGNSMNGNPRPISECELSDTLEALW; encoded by the coding sequence ATGACCTACGACTTGTTGCTGCCGCGGCGGATCGTGTTCGGCTGGGGCCGCCGCGCTGAGCTGCCGCAGTGGGCCGCCTCCTTGGGACGGCGGGCCCTCCTGGTCAGCGGCTCGCGCACGCTCTCCGCCAACGGTACCCTCGCCGCCCTCAAGGAATCGCTCACCGCGGCGGGCTTGGCGACGCTCGACGTAGCCGAGATCCACCGCGAACCAGAAGTCGAAGATGTCGACGCTGCGGTCTCCCGTCTCCGGGAGAGCGGCGTCCAGCCGGGGGACTTCGTTCTGGCGGTCGGGGGCGGTTCGGCGATCGACCTCGGCAAGGCGGTGGCGGCCCTGGCGACGAACCGGCAGAGCGAGACCGTCAAAGACTACCTGGAAGGGGTCGGCCGGGGCCTCAAGCTCGACCAGCCCCCGCTTCCCTGTCTCGCGATGCCGACGACGTCGGGGACCGGGAGCGAGGCGACCCGCAACTCCGTCATCTCCAGCCGGGCCGAGGGCTTCAAGAAGAGCCTCCGCTCCGACGCCATGGTCCCCGCGGTCGTCCTCGTCGATCCGGAGCTGACCGTCTCCGCCCCCCGCAACGTCACGGTCTGGTCCGGCCTCGACGCGATCACGCAGCTCATCGAGAGCTACATCACCAGGAACGCACGTCCGGTCCCGCAGGCCCTGTGCCTCGAAGGTCTCCAGAAAGCGGTCCCGGCCCTCCCCCGTCTGGTCGACGATCCTGCCGACCGCGCGGCCCGCGAGGCGATGTCGCACGCCGCTCTCCTCTCCGGGATCGCCCTGGCGAACTCGGGGCTCGGCATGGCGCATGGTGTCGCGGCGGCCCTCGGCGTCACCTGCGGAATCGCTCACGGCCTCGCGTGCGCCGTCATGCTCCCGACCGCCATGGACCTGAACCGCCGCGCCCGCGAGCCGGAGATGGCAACGCTCGGACGGATCTTCACCGGCGATGACCGGTTGAGCGGGGCCGCGGGGGCCGATGCCGCCGTTCGGTTCATCCGGGACTACTGCCAGCGGCTCAGCGTTCCGACGCGGTTGCGAGACCTCGGCGTCACCAAGGACCAGGTCGAGCCGCTCGTCCTCGGATCGCAGGGGAACAGCATGAACGGCAATCCGCGGCCGATCTCGGAATGCGAATTGTCCGACACCCTGGAGGCGCTCTGGTGA
- a CDS encoding 1-phosphofructokinase family hexose kinase — protein sequence MILAVGLSPAWQQILVFDNLVPGEVNRAAESHWCGSGKVLNVGRAIHSLAPGAGALTICPLGGPAGQAIFHEFQEDRIPLVRMASVANTRVCTTLIERPTGRITELVENAHPIRRDQLFAFEYMVGEAWRKMSTVKCAVFSGSLPSLSDGSSTADCYARMMSGLEAPVILDARGPELLAALAHRPLLVKPNREELAATVKRPLETDDGLVRAMREVIDLGAQWVLVTQGADSAFLASRTEVYRFHPPKVEVVNPIGCGDSVAAGIAVGIADDQPVVEAVRYGLAAAADNATRLLPARLDGPSVESLLNRIAATPTPHSRF from the coding sequence GTGATTCTGGCCGTCGGTCTGAGCCCCGCGTGGCAGCAGATTCTCGTCTTCGACAACCTCGTTCCGGGTGAGGTGAACCGCGCCGCGGAGTCGCACTGGTGCGGCTCGGGGAAAGTTCTCAACGTCGGCCGGGCGATCCACTCGCTCGCCCCCGGCGCGGGCGCCCTCACGATCTGCCCGCTCGGCGGCCCCGCGGGGCAGGCGATCTTCCATGAGTTCCAGGAAGACCGCATCCCGCTCGTCCGGATGGCGTCGGTCGCCAACACCCGGGTCTGCACGACGCTGATCGAACGCCCCACCGGCCGGATCACGGAGCTCGTCGAGAACGCCCACCCGATCCGCCGCGACCAGCTCTTCGCGTTCGAGTACATGGTCGGCGAAGCCTGGCGAAAGATGTCCACGGTGAAGTGCGCCGTCTTCAGCGGCTCGCTCCCTTCGCTCTCCGATGGATCGTCCACCGCCGACTGCTACGCCCGCATGATGTCGGGCCTCGAAGCCCCGGTGATCCTCGACGCCCGCGGCCCGGAACTCCTCGCCGCCCTGGCCCACCGCCCGCTCCTCGTGAAGCCGAACCGTGAGGAACTCGCCGCCACGGTGAAACGTCCCCTGGAAACCGATGACGGCCTCGTCCGTGCGATGCGGGAAGTCATCGACCTCGGTGCCCAGTGGGTCCTGGTGACGCAGGGAGCCGACTCGGCCTTCCTCGCCTCGCGGACGGAGGTCTACCGCTTTCACCCGCCGAAGGTCGAAGTCGTCAACCCGATCGGCTGCGGCGACAGCGTCGCCGCGGGGATCGCCGTCGGCATCGCGGACGATCAGCCGGTGGTCGAAGCGGTCCGCTACGGCCTCGCCGCCGCCGCCGACAACGCAACTCGTCTCCTGCCGGCACGGCTGGATGGGCCGTCAGTCGAGTCCCTCTTGAACCGCATTGCCGCAACCCCGACGCCTCACTCACGCTTCTGA